From the Plodia interpunctella isolate USDA-ARS_2022_Savannah chromosome 5, ilPloInte3.2, whole genome shotgun sequence genome, one window contains:
- the LOC128670321 gene encoding elongation factor 1-alpha-like: MGKEKTHINIVVIGHVDSGKSTTTGHLIYKCGGIDKRTIEKFEKEAQEMGKGSFKYAWVLDKLKAERERGITIDIALWKFETAKYYVTIIDAPGHRDFIKNMITGTSQADCAVLIVAAGTGEFEAGISKNGQTREHALLAFTLGVKQLIVGVNKMDSTEPPYHEARYEEIKKEVSSYIKKIGYNPATVAFVPISGWHGDNMLEPSDKMPWFKGWNIDRKEGKVEGKTLIEALDAIQPPSRPTEKPLRLPLQDVYKIGGIGTVPVGRVETGILKPGMVVVFAPAAITTEVKSVEMHHEALQEAMPGDNVGFNVKNVSVKELRRGYVAGDSKNAPPKGAADFTAQVIVLNHPGQISNGYTPVLDCHTAHIACKFAEIKEKCDRRTGKTTEVNPKSIKSGDAAIVMLVPTKPLCVESFQEFPPLGRFAVRDMRQTVAVGVIKSVTFKEVTTGKITKAAEKAQKKK; the protein is encoded by the exons ATGGGTAAGGAGAAGACTCATATCAACATTGTCGTCATCGGCCACGTGGACTCTGGCAAGTCTACCACCACCGGCCACCTCATCTACAAATGCGGCGGCATCGACAAACGTACCATTGAGAAATTCGAGAAGGAGGCCCAGGAAATGGGCAAAGGCTCCTTCAAATATGCATGG GTACTGGACAAACTAAAAGCGGAGCGGGAGCGCGGTATCACCATCGACATTGCGCTCTGGAAGTTTGAAACTGCCAAATACTACGTGACCATCATCGACGCTCCAGGGCATAGGGACTTCATAAAGAACATGATTACTGGTACATCTCAG GCGGACTGCGCGGTGCTGATCGTAGCCGCGGGCACCGGTGAATTCGAGGCCGGCATCAGCAAGAATGGGCAGACCCGCGAGCACGCACTGCTCGCTTTCACGCTCGGCGTCAAACAGTTGATCGTGGGCGTCAACAAGATGGACTCCACTGAGCCGCCGTACCACGAAGCTCGCTATGAGGAGATTAAGAAGGAGGTCTCGTCgtatattaagaaaattg GTTACAATCCAGCGACGGTCGCGTTCGTGCCGATCTCGGGCTGGCACGGCGACAATATGCTGGAGCCTAGCGACAAAATGCCCTGGTTCAAGGGGTGGAACATCGACCGCAAGGAAGGCAAAGTCGAGGGCAAGACGCTCATTGAG GCCCTGGACGCGATCCAGCCGCCGTCGCGGCCCACAGAGAAGCCGCTGCGGCTGCCGCTGCAGGACGTGTACAAGATCGGCGGCATCGGCACCGTGCCCGTCGGCCGCGTCGAGACCGGCATCCTCAAGCCTG gCATGGTGGTGGTGTTCGCGCCTGCGGCCATCACCACCGAGGTGAAGTCTGTGGAGATGCACCACGAGGCGTTGCAAGAGGCCATGCCCGGAGACAACGTCGGCTTCAATGTGAAG AACGTTTCCGTCAAAGAACTCCGCCGTGGGTACGTCGCTGGTGATTCGAAAAATGCGCCGCCGAAAGGTGCAGCTGACTTCACTGCTCAG GTGATCGTTCTGAACCACCCCGGGCAAATCAGCAACGGCTACACTCCGGTGCTGGACTGCCACACTGCTCACATTGCCTGCAAGTTCGCAGAGATCAAGGAGAAGTGCGACCGTCGTACTG GCAAGACAACAGAGGTGAACCCGAAGTCAATAAAGTCTGGAGACGCGGCGATCGTGATGCTGGTGCCGACCAAGCCGCTGTGCGTGGAGTCGTTCCAGGAGTTCCCGCCGCTCGGACGCTTCGCTGTGCGCGACATGCGCCAGACCGTCGCCGTGGGCGTCATCAAG agtGTTACCTTCAAGGAGGTTACGACGGGTAAAATCACCAAGGCTGCCGAGAAGGCCCAAAAGAAGAAATAA
- the GCC185 gene encoding GRIP and coiled-coil domain-containing protein 2 isoform X1, with the protein MDRQTDATSPESAKRSPFDDLTKEELVQKCKGLLSIAQKAKQARSDLLNDNDNYKAALEKCEKEKKSCLENIQTLQELVNSLTEQKLNYITEVDSANSQIKSLNNKCRSYEEEINEYKADIIVKNKNYDDTAQKLSDLDSEIISLKRQNKRLLEENEQLINQLTELEVQTNEFNNIGLQQREQLKMLEDKVQSDNEYKIQIEHLNNKVEELQMQLNSNKTSESQDLTLDYEMKLKDITEMLECEKNKKEKANIKLRSYKEKILKCAACINQLKNSRFILTKTVKEYSESIPKWQNDIIKASKVLDDQINQLNNENLNLKEKLSKLEKMLAAQNDVTETENEVNQENRLLKSEISELKLQLSDTLQCNNIQKADLENYKTEWEKENMILSEQIIDMRDNLNKVTQKNKELNSIVDELKSENKKLLNSIENQIKDSEVVGNMVLQIKALESEKSILVKEKMNARDSVIELETQNKSLTNQLEQARSESQLMKSEIELLTQQKSALEANYKTEKSDEINNLRSQMKTLQEQYDFLTKQHDELHDLNGLLKEEVETLKLSLEQPKDDSSDLNDSFQADLVKLETKLSAYKQENASLLSEVKESRAKIKEFDNLLAESEDVKSKLMGYKTENAELLNEMKEINQVLKERGEAISKLQKAIAELERLVETLEKDRDNAIQEKNDLNKRVASLEKDLENAESKTDTNKGVSEQIIIERDNALKSLADKEALITALKDEIDKLKQPQIPSDLPHEDMSTSTISKAEEQSRMKDLDETFEEKYTKLRIFALKLKKKLNETTTQLQNVEHDKAKLEKLLQENGTKQSVSCDAVDGVKEEIGDLQAKVTTLTEAAELAEKKTAELEIIQAELESISKQLAAEIEAHKATKDQLDKARRDAKKKNVLSLEMEDYERSMKELTTKMEEKKKKMVQMESTIDTQEGIITTMKTQIKLLEEQIKAEETQNRLTREELQHIVEEGKEKDSIIQTKNGLIFKLEQDLEVEKRKNEETDLEMTALISEKEKMIMVLGEDKAELNNKAKKLEFKCSELNEKLRIANIELGDLKTEYTSYKVRAQAVLRQNQTVDHSQEEQLKEEAAALRAQIETLTMKLATMSEQCAERTSEAESGRRRAAEAAAEAGRAQQRTARLQADLTRLGLQLEEERTQHKLQISTLTQCYKTQISELEGRLQSETESLRKQVAVLQESSQTKRDDNSNQYMLPVISKEESDGEMDINVSMIPREEGEGSEAAPSPPPSKSYMTSAGSGRSPVPLERLLEEGVPEDEALDAASLGLTPDQEIADLKRRLQAQQQRVKHVTVLLSESEREGARLSQLSELLKAELRRVRAATHNAHNTEYMKNVTLKFLTLGPGDERSRLVPVLQKILTLTPEETQKIQAIARGQDPNPGKGWGSYLPWPGGK; encoded by the exons ATGGATAGACAAACGGATGCCACG AGTCCAGAGAGTGCCAAAAGAAGTCCGTTCGATGATCTGACTAAAGAAGAGTTGGTTCAGAAATGCAAGGGATTGCTATCGATTGCCCAAAAAGCCAAACAGGCTAGATCTG ATTTGTTGAATGATAATGACAACTACAAGGCAGCACTTGAGAAGTGTGAAAAAGAGAAGAAATCTTGTTTAGAAAACATCCAGACATTGCAAGAATTAGTCAATTCCTTGACTGAACAAAAACTCAATTACATTACAGAAGTTGATTCGGCCAACtcacaaataaaatcacttaATAACAAATGCAGGAGTTATGAAGAAGAGATCAATGAATATAAAGCTGATATCATTgtgaagaataaaaattatgatgatacAGCTCAAAAGTTATCAGATCTTGATAGTGAGATCATTTCTTTGAAAAGGCAAAATAAAAGACTGCTAGAAGAGAATGAACAACTTATAAATCAGCTCACTGAACTTGAAGTTCAAACAAAtgaattcaataatattgGTCTGCAACAGAGGGAACAACTGAAAATGTTGGAAGACAAAGTACAGTCGG ATAATGAGTACAAGATTCAAATTGaacatttaaacaataaagttgAAGAATTGCAAATGCAActgaattcaaataaaacttcAGAAAGTCAAGATCTAACACTAGATTATGAGATGAAATTAAAGGATATCACTGAGATGTTagaatgtgaaaaaaataaaaaggagaaagctaacattaaattaagaagttataaagaaaaaatactgaaatgtGCTGCATGCATCAatcaacttaaaaattctagaTTTATTCTAACTAAAACAGTGAAAGAATATTCTGAAAGTATACCAAAATGGCAAAATGATATTATCAAAGCTTCTAAAGTTTTAGACGATCAGATTAATCAGttgaataatgaaaatctGAACCTGAAAGAAAAACTGAGTAAACTAGAAAAAATGTTAGCAGCACAAAATGATGTGACTGAAACTGAAAATGAGGTGAATCAGGAAAATAGGTTGTTGAAATCTGAAATATCTGAATTAAAACTGCAGTTGAGTGATACTttacaatgtaataatattcaaaaagcagatttggaaaattataaaacagaatGGGAAAAGGAAAATATGATACTGAGTGAACAAATAATAGATATGCGTGATAACTTAAATAAagttacacaaaaaaataaagaacttAATTCAATTGTTGATGAACttaaatctgaaaataaaaagttactcAACTCAAtagaaaatcaaatcaaagaTAGTGAAGTAGTTGGTAACATGGTATTGCAAATAAAGGCCTTAGAAAGTGAAAAATCCATATTAGTCAAAGAGAAAATGAATGCAAGAGACAGTGTTATTGAACTAGAAACCCAAAACAAATCACTTACTAATCAATTAGAACAGGCTAGATCAGAATCACAATTAATGAAATCTGAAATAGAGTTGCTTACACAACAAAAATCAGCACTTGAGGCTAATTATAAAACTGAGAAGAGTGATGAAATCAACAATTTGAGATCTCAAATGAAAACATTGCAGGAACAATATGATTTCCTAACAAAGCAACATGATGAATTACACGATTTGAATGGCCTTCTGAAAGAAGAAGTAGAAACTTTAAAACTTTCTTTGGAACAACCAAAAGATGATAGTTCAGACTTAAATGATTCATTTCAAGCTGATTTAGTAAAATTGGAAACAAAGTTGTCCGCTTATAAACAAGAGAATGCCTCTCTTTTGAGTGAAGTAAAGGAGTCCCGCGCTAAAATCAaagaatttgataatttattggCTGAATCAGAAGATGTTAAATCAAAACTAATGGGATATAAAACCGAAAATGCTGAATTACttaatgaaatgaaagaaataaaccaAGTACTGAAAGAGCGCGGTGAAGCTATATCTAAGTTACAAAAGGCAATTGCTGAACTAGAGAGATTAGTTGAAACATTAGAGAAAGATAGAGATAATGCGATTCAAGAAAAGaacgatttaaataaaagagttGCAAGCTTAGAAAAGGATTTAGAAAATGCAGAATCAAAGACTGATACCAACAAGGGAGTAAGcgaacaaattattattgagaGAGACAATGCTCTAAAATCACTGGCCGATAAAGAAGCTTTAATAACTGCTTTAAAAGatgaaatagataaattaaaacagcCACAAATACCATCAG ATTTACCACATGAGGATATGTCCACATCTACCATATCCAAAGCTGAGGAACAGTCAAGGATGAAAGATTTAGATGAAACCTTTGAAGAAaa GTACACAAAATTACGTATATTTGCTTTGAAACTAAAGAAAAAGCTTAACGAGACAACGACACAACTACAAAACGTGGAACATGATAAAGCTAAATTGGAGAAGTTACTTCAAGAAAATGGTACAAAACAGTCGGTGAGCTGCGATGCCGTTGACGGTGTGAAGGAAGAAATAGGTGATCTTCAGGCTAAGGTCACCACTCTGACCGAAGCTGCTGAACTTGCTGAAAAGAAAACTGCAGAGTTAGAAATTATTCAAG ctgAATTGGAATCTATATCTAAACAACTGGCAGCTGAAATTGAAGCTCATAAAGCCACTAAGGACCAGCTGGATAAAGCGCGTCGAGATGCgaagaagaaaaatgtattgagtTTGGAAATGGAGGATTATGAGAGGTCCATGAAGGAACTCACCACGAAAATGgaagaaaagaagaagaagatggTACAA atggAATCTACAATTGACACTCAAGAAGGAATTATAACCACAATGAAGACACAAATAAAGTTACTAGAAGAGCAAATAAAGGCTGAAGAGACTCAAAATAGACTTACAAGGGAAGAACTTCAACACATAGTAGAAGAAGGGAAAGAGAAAGACAGCATTATCCAGACCAAAAATGGTTTAATATTCAAACTGGAACAAGACCTTGAGGTTGAGAAGAGAAAGAATGAAGAGACAGATTTAGAAATGACTGCATTGATTAGTGAAAAGGAGAAAATGATAATGGTGTTAGGAGAAGACAAGGCAGAGTTGAACAACAAAGCGAAGAAGTTGGAATTCAAGTGTTCTGAGCTGAATGAGAAATTGAGGATAGCTAATATTGAGTTAGGAGATTTGAAGACTGAATACACTAGTTACAAG GTGCGAGCACAGGCCGTGTTACGTCAGAACCAAACGGTGGACCACAGCCAAGAGGAACAGCTCAAAGAAGAGGCCGCCGCGTTGAGGGCGCAGATAGAGACGCTAACGATGAAACTAGCGACGATGTC CGAACAGTGTGCCGAGCGTACATCGGAGGCGGAGAGCGGGCGGCGACGCGCGGCCGAGGCGGCGGCGGAGGCGGGCCGCGCGCAGCAGCGCACCGCGCGGCTGCAGGCCGACCTCACGCGGCTGGGGCTGCAGCTTGAGGAGGAGCGCACGCAACACAAATTGCAG ATATCAACCCTAACACAATGCTATAAGACTCAAATCAGCGAGTTGGAGGGTCGGCTTCAGAGCGAGACGGAATCTCTGAGGAAACAAGTAGCAGTGTTGCAGGAAAGCTCCCAGACTAAGAGGGACGATAACTCCAACCAGTACATGTTGCCGGTCATATCTAAGGAAGAAAGCGACGGCGAAATGGACATAAATGTGTCTATGATACCCAGGGAAGAAGGCGAG GGTTCAGAAGCAGCTCCGTCGCCTCCGCCGTCCAAATCGTACATGACGAGCGCGGGAAGCGGTCGCTCGCCGGTGCCCCTCGAGAGATTACTTGAAGAAGGCGTGCCAGAAGATGAGGCCCTGGACGCGGCCTCCTTGGGACTGACGCCTGACCAGGAGATCGCTGATTTGAAGAGGAGACTTCAAGCGCAGCAGCAAAG GGTGAAACACGTGACCGTTTTGCTATCTGAGTCGGAGCGGGAAGGCGCCCGGCTGTCGCAGCTGAGCGAACTGCTGAAAGCTGAGCTACGTCGAGTGCGCGCCGCCACGCATAACGCCCACAACACCGAGTACATGAAGAACGTTACCCTCAAG TTCCTAACCCTGGGCCCCGGCGACGAACGCAGCCGCTTAGTGCCAGTGTTACAGAAGATATTAACTCTCACACCTGAGGAGACACAAAAGATTCAGGCCATCGCTAGAG GTCAAGATCCAAATCCAGGTAAAGGCTGGGGCAGTTACCTACCATGGCCCGGGggaaaataa
- the GCC185 gene encoding GRIP and coiled-coil domain-containing protein 2 isoform X2 produces the protein MDRQTDATSPESAKRSPFDDLTKEELVQKCKGLLSIAQKAKQARSEVDSANSQIKSLNNKCRSYEEEINEYKADIIVKNKNYDDTAQKLSDLDSEIISLKRQNKRLLEENEQLINQLTELEVQTNEFNNIGLQQREQLKMLEDKVQSDNEYKIQIEHLNNKVEELQMQLNSNKTSESQDLTLDYEMKLKDITEMLECEKNKKEKANIKLRSYKEKILKCAACINQLKNSRFILTKTVKEYSESIPKWQNDIIKASKVLDDQINQLNNENLNLKEKLSKLEKMLAAQNDVTETENEVNQENRLLKSEISELKLQLSDTLQCNNIQKADLENYKTEWEKENMILSEQIIDMRDNLNKVTQKNKELNSIVDELKSENKKLLNSIENQIKDSEVVGNMVLQIKALESEKSILVKEKMNARDSVIELETQNKSLTNQLEQARSESQLMKSEIELLTQQKSALEANYKTEKSDEINNLRSQMKTLQEQYDFLTKQHDELHDLNGLLKEEVETLKLSLEQPKDDSSDLNDSFQADLVKLETKLSAYKQENASLLSEVKESRAKIKEFDNLLAESEDVKSKLMGYKTENAELLNEMKEINQVLKERGEAISKLQKAIAELERLVETLEKDRDNAIQEKNDLNKRVASLEKDLENAESKTDTNKGVSEQIIIERDNALKSLADKEALITALKDEIDKLKQPQIPSDLPHEDMSTSTISKAEEQSRMKDLDETFEEKYTKLRIFALKLKKKLNETTTQLQNVEHDKAKLEKLLQENGTKQSVSCDAVDGVKEEIGDLQAKVTTLTEAAELAEKKTAELEIIQAELESISKQLAAEIEAHKATKDQLDKARRDAKKKNVLSLEMEDYERSMKELTTKMEEKKKKMVQMESTIDTQEGIITTMKTQIKLLEEQIKAEETQNRLTREELQHIVEEGKEKDSIIQTKNGLIFKLEQDLEVEKRKNEETDLEMTALISEKEKMIMVLGEDKAELNNKAKKLEFKCSELNEKLRIANIELGDLKTEYTSYKVRAQAVLRQNQTVDHSQEEQLKEEAAALRAQIETLTMKLATMSEQCAERTSEAESGRRRAAEAAAEAGRAQQRTARLQADLTRLGLQLEEERTQHKLQISTLTQCYKTQISELEGRLQSETESLRKQVAVLQESSQTKRDDNSNQYMLPVISKEESDGEMDINVSMIPREEGEGSEAAPSPPPSKSYMTSAGSGRSPVPLERLLEEGVPEDEALDAASLGLTPDQEIADLKRRLQAQQQRVKHVTVLLSESEREGARLSQLSELLKAELRRVRAATHNAHNTEYMKNVTLKFLTLGPGDERSRLVPVLQKILTLTPEETQKIQAIARGQDPNPGKGWGSYLPWPGGK, from the exons ATGGATAGACAAACGGATGCCACG AGTCCAGAGAGTGCCAAAAGAAGTCCGTTCGATGATCTGACTAAAGAAGAGTTGGTTCAGAAATGCAAGGGATTGCTATCGATTGCCCAAAAAGCCAAACAGGCTAGATCTG AAGTTGATTCGGCCAACtcacaaataaaatcacttaATAACAAATGCAGGAGTTATGAAGAAGAGATCAATGAATATAAAGCTGATATCATTgtgaagaataaaaattatgatgatacAGCTCAAAAGTTATCAGATCTTGATAGTGAGATCATTTCTTTGAAAAGGCAAAATAAAAGACTGCTAGAAGAGAATGAACAACTTATAAATCAGCTCACTGAACTTGAAGTTCAAACAAAtgaattcaataatattgGTCTGCAACAGAGGGAACAACTGAAAATGTTGGAAGACAAAGTACAGTCGG ATAATGAGTACAAGATTCAAATTGaacatttaaacaataaagttgAAGAATTGCAAATGCAActgaattcaaataaaacttcAGAAAGTCAAGATCTAACACTAGATTATGAGATGAAATTAAAGGATATCACTGAGATGTTagaatgtgaaaaaaataaaaaggagaaagctaacattaaattaagaagttataaagaaaaaatactgaaatgtGCTGCATGCATCAatcaacttaaaaattctagaTTTATTCTAACTAAAACAGTGAAAGAATATTCTGAAAGTATACCAAAATGGCAAAATGATATTATCAAAGCTTCTAAAGTTTTAGACGATCAGATTAATCAGttgaataatgaaaatctGAACCTGAAAGAAAAACTGAGTAAACTAGAAAAAATGTTAGCAGCACAAAATGATGTGACTGAAACTGAAAATGAGGTGAATCAGGAAAATAGGTTGTTGAAATCTGAAATATCTGAATTAAAACTGCAGTTGAGTGATACTttacaatgtaataatattcaaaaagcagatttggaaaattataaaacagaatGGGAAAAGGAAAATATGATACTGAGTGAACAAATAATAGATATGCGTGATAACTTAAATAAagttacacaaaaaaataaagaacttAATTCAATTGTTGATGAACttaaatctgaaaataaaaagttactcAACTCAAtagaaaatcaaatcaaagaTAGTGAAGTAGTTGGTAACATGGTATTGCAAATAAAGGCCTTAGAAAGTGAAAAATCCATATTAGTCAAAGAGAAAATGAATGCAAGAGACAGTGTTATTGAACTAGAAACCCAAAACAAATCACTTACTAATCAATTAGAACAGGCTAGATCAGAATCACAATTAATGAAATCTGAAATAGAGTTGCTTACACAACAAAAATCAGCACTTGAGGCTAATTATAAAACTGAGAAGAGTGATGAAATCAACAATTTGAGATCTCAAATGAAAACATTGCAGGAACAATATGATTTCCTAACAAAGCAACATGATGAATTACACGATTTGAATGGCCTTCTGAAAGAAGAAGTAGAAACTTTAAAACTTTCTTTGGAACAACCAAAAGATGATAGTTCAGACTTAAATGATTCATTTCAAGCTGATTTAGTAAAATTGGAAACAAAGTTGTCCGCTTATAAACAAGAGAATGCCTCTCTTTTGAGTGAAGTAAAGGAGTCCCGCGCTAAAATCAaagaatttgataatttattggCTGAATCAGAAGATGTTAAATCAAAACTAATGGGATATAAAACCGAAAATGCTGAATTACttaatgaaatgaaagaaataaaccaAGTACTGAAAGAGCGCGGTGAAGCTATATCTAAGTTACAAAAGGCAATTGCTGAACTAGAGAGATTAGTTGAAACATTAGAGAAAGATAGAGATAATGCGATTCAAGAAAAGaacgatttaaataaaagagttGCAAGCTTAGAAAAGGATTTAGAAAATGCAGAATCAAAGACTGATACCAACAAGGGAGTAAGcgaacaaattattattgagaGAGACAATGCTCTAAAATCACTGGCCGATAAAGAAGCTTTAATAACTGCTTTAAAAGatgaaatagataaattaaaacagcCACAAATACCATCAG ATTTACCACATGAGGATATGTCCACATCTACCATATCCAAAGCTGAGGAACAGTCAAGGATGAAAGATTTAGATGAAACCTTTGAAGAAaa GTACACAAAATTACGTATATTTGCTTTGAAACTAAAGAAAAAGCTTAACGAGACAACGACACAACTACAAAACGTGGAACATGATAAAGCTAAATTGGAGAAGTTACTTCAAGAAAATGGTACAAAACAGTCGGTGAGCTGCGATGCCGTTGACGGTGTGAAGGAAGAAATAGGTGATCTTCAGGCTAAGGTCACCACTCTGACCGAAGCTGCTGAACTTGCTGAAAAGAAAACTGCAGAGTTAGAAATTATTCAAG ctgAATTGGAATCTATATCTAAACAACTGGCAGCTGAAATTGAAGCTCATAAAGCCACTAAGGACCAGCTGGATAAAGCGCGTCGAGATGCgaagaagaaaaatgtattgagtTTGGAAATGGAGGATTATGAGAGGTCCATGAAGGAACTCACCACGAAAATGgaagaaaagaagaagaagatggTACAA atggAATCTACAATTGACACTCAAGAAGGAATTATAACCACAATGAAGACACAAATAAAGTTACTAGAAGAGCAAATAAAGGCTGAAGAGACTCAAAATAGACTTACAAGGGAAGAACTTCAACACATAGTAGAAGAAGGGAAAGAGAAAGACAGCATTATCCAGACCAAAAATGGTTTAATATTCAAACTGGAACAAGACCTTGAGGTTGAGAAGAGAAAGAATGAAGAGACAGATTTAGAAATGACTGCATTGATTAGTGAAAAGGAGAAAATGATAATGGTGTTAGGAGAAGACAAGGCAGAGTTGAACAACAAAGCGAAGAAGTTGGAATTCAAGTGTTCTGAGCTGAATGAGAAATTGAGGATAGCTAATATTGAGTTAGGAGATTTGAAGACTGAATACACTAGTTACAAG GTGCGAGCACAGGCCGTGTTACGTCAGAACCAAACGGTGGACCACAGCCAAGAGGAACAGCTCAAAGAAGAGGCCGCCGCGTTGAGGGCGCAGATAGAGACGCTAACGATGAAACTAGCGACGATGTC CGAACAGTGTGCCGAGCGTACATCGGAGGCGGAGAGCGGGCGGCGACGCGCGGCCGAGGCGGCGGCGGAGGCGGGCCGCGCGCAGCAGCGCACCGCGCGGCTGCAGGCCGACCTCACGCGGCTGGGGCTGCAGCTTGAGGAGGAGCGCACGCAACACAAATTGCAG ATATCAACCCTAACACAATGCTATAAGACTCAAATCAGCGAGTTGGAGGGTCGGCTTCAGAGCGAGACGGAATCTCTGAGGAAACAAGTAGCAGTGTTGCAGGAAAGCTCCCAGACTAAGAGGGACGATAACTCCAACCAGTACATGTTGCCGGTCATATCTAAGGAAGAAAGCGACGGCGAAATGGACATAAATGTGTCTATGATACCCAGGGAAGAAGGCGAG GGTTCAGAAGCAGCTCCGTCGCCTCCGCCGTCCAAATCGTACATGACGAGCGCGGGAAGCGGTCGCTCGCCGGTGCCCCTCGAGAGATTACTTGAAGAAGGCGTGCCAGAAGATGAGGCCCTGGACGCGGCCTCCTTGGGACTGACGCCTGACCAGGAGATCGCTGATTTGAAGAGGAGACTTCAAGCGCAGCAGCAAAG GGTGAAACACGTGACCGTTTTGCTATCTGAGTCGGAGCGGGAAGGCGCCCGGCTGTCGCAGCTGAGCGAACTGCTGAAAGCTGAGCTACGTCGAGTGCGCGCCGCCACGCATAACGCCCACAACACCGAGTACATGAAGAACGTTACCCTCAAG TTCCTAACCCTGGGCCCCGGCGACGAACGCAGCCGCTTAGTGCCAGTGTTACAGAAGATATTAACTCTCACACCTGAGGAGACACAAAAGATTCAGGCCATCGCTAGAG GTCAAGATCCAAATCCAGGTAAAGGCTGGGGCAGTTACCTACCATGGCCCGGGggaaaataa